The Sphingobium sp. JS3065 genomic sequence CGATCCACCCGCGCCGCGGCGGGATCAGCGTCAGATTGACGCGATTGCTCTCCGACAGCAGATTATATTTCTCATTCTCCGCCACGCTGATCCAGCCCATCCGCCCGACCAGCAGCGCGCCGACAGCCCCCTGCAGCCCGCCGACCACCATCGCCCGGCGCGTGAATGTGAAGGACAGGGATGCTTCGGTGACGGTCTTTTTCTTGAGCGGGGGCAGCTTCATGCCATTACGCGCCAGCTATCGATCCGGGCGCATTGCCGAACGACGAAGGGAAAGAGCAGCACGGTCCAGAGCATTTGCGGCGCAACCAGCAACAGCTTGATATTTCCTCCGCCGGTGATCCGCGCAAAGAAGACGCCCCCGGCGATGCAGAAGATAATCGCCGCCGACGCGATTAACCAGTCCTGCCGGTAACTACGCCAGACCATGCGATGTTCCACGGCATCGATGCCGATCAGGGTCAGCGTCCACAGGAACATGGCCGACCCGATGGGCTGGCCGCTGGCGATGTCGTCGAACAGGCCCAGCGGTACCCCGATCCATGTGCGCCATAAATCCGGTCGCAGCAGCCGCCAGGACAGCAGCAGCAGCAGGCCGAAGGGCGGCATGACCGGCGATTGCGCGATCACGGGCAGCGCCGTCACCAGCGACCCCAGCATCACCGTGATCACCGGCGTCCCCGCCAGCCGGAAGCGTGACGGATGACGGCCCAGGCGCGGCACATGTTGCAGATGCGGGTCGATCATGGCGGCGGCACGGCGGCCGCGTTCGCCCCCGCTTCCGGCCGAATGGGCGGCTCGACCGGCGCATTGGCATCGTTCCGCGTCACCGTTTCCTCGAATGAACGCTCCACCACCACGGCGTCGACCCTGGACGGATTGGCGAGCGGCACGCCATAGGCGATCTCGCCTTCGATCCGCACGATCACCGCGACTGGAATATTGGGCTGATAGACCCCGCCGATCCCCGACGTCACCAGCAGGTCGCCCGGCTTGAACGGATTGCGCCCCGCCGCCAATGCCCGGATTTCCAGAGTTCCGTCGCCAAGCCCGGTGGA encodes the following:
- the mreD gene encoding rod shape-determining protein MreD — translated: MIDPHLQHVPRLGRHPSRFRLAGTPVITVMLGSLVTALPVIAQSPVMPPFGLLLLLSWRLLRPDLWRTWIGVPLGLFDDIASGQPIGSAMFLWTLTLIGIDAVEHRMVWRSYRQDWLIASAAIIFCIAGGVFFARITGGGNIKLLLVAPQMLWTVLLFPFVVRQCARIDSWRVMA